The DNA region CGAAATTCGACGACGATGAAGCCGAGCGGGACTGCCTTAATGGGGGGAAGAGCTCGGTCTATTACCAGCCGCTGGATAGGGTTGGGCGCGCCACGGGGGTTCAGGCCTGCCTGAATATAGCGAACATAAATTGGGTAGGTAAAAAAACCAAGCGAACTGGCGAGCTGGAGAATCCGCAGGCTATTGGACTTACCAATATCATAGGAACTCCGACTGAGTACCCCATAGAAAATGTTTGGAATGTACCTCCGGGGTACAAGGAAGGGGCTGGCCTTAATAGGGGGCACCTCCTTGCCAGAGTCTTGGGTGGAGATGGCGAGGATCGCCGCAACCTCGTGCCACTGTGGGCGAATGCCAATAGTCCGGTCATGTCTTCTGTCGAGGCCAAGATAGCTTCGGCTCTCAAGGCGGGTGAGTCGATATACTTTACGTCGCGTCCGGCGTATGACGGCAGGAATCCGCTTCCTGATACCGTGACTCTTACTGCCGTCGGAAATCGTGGCACACGAATCGCTTTCCCGGTTCCAAATGTGCCCTAGATTGAAAGGTTAACTGATGCTGTGGTTGACGAATTTGGTGGATGCGGTGGGATGGCGCGGTCCGCAATCACAGATCGCATGGGATTCTGTTGAAGGTGCGCTCGGGATCGGTCTTCCGGGGGCATATAAGGAGTATGCTGAAGTATTTGGGCGTGGCGAATTCTGTGGCTTCATCGATGTCTATGCTCCGGATTTCTCTGATCATCCGCAGGGAATTGTCGAGAGGGCTCTGCATCTGGCTGATCAGGCGGCAGATAATCCATGGATTGCTGAATTCTTTGAACCCTACGGTGTCTATCCAAGGCCAGGGGGATTGCTTCAATGGGGTTCCTCTGAA from Kitasatospora cathayae includes:
- a CDS encoding SMI1/KNR4 family protein, coding for MLWLTNLVDAVGWRGPQSQIAWDSVEGALGIGLPGAYKEYAEVFGRGEFCGFIDVYAPDFSDHPQGIVERALHLADQAADNPWIAEFFEPYGVYPRPGGLLQWGSSEVGDSFFWRTCVNDPDEWEIIVKEEGEESWLTYRMSVPEFLWRMMKDPEMGSMYIGDKLDVLSFSPVQY